One window from the genome of Vanessa tameamea isolate UH-Manoa-2023 chromosome 13, ilVanTame1 primary haplotype, whole genome shotgun sequence encodes:
- the Mhc gene encoding myosin heavy chain, muscle isoform X18 codes for MPKPQVQEGEDPDPTPYLFVSLEQKRIDQSKPYDGKKACWVPDEKEGFVQGEIKATKGDLVTVNLPGGETKDFKKDLVAQVNPPKYEKCEDMSNLTYLNDASVLYNLKQRYYHKLIYTYSGLFCVAINPYKRFPVYTFRCAKLYRGKRRSEVPPHIFAISDGAYVNMLTNHENQSMLITGESGAGKTENTKKVIAYFATVGAAQKKDPTQDKKGSLEDQVVQTNPVLEAFGNAKTVRNDNSSRFGKFIRIHFGPSGKLAGADIETYLLEKARVISQQALERSYHIFYQMMSGSVSGLKDMCLLSNDIYDYYIVSQGKTTIPNVDDGEECLLTDQAFDILGFTQEEKDNVYKITAAVMHMGCMKFKQRGREEQAEADGTEDGEKVAKLLGVDCPDLYKNLLKPRIKVGNEFVTQGRNKDQVTNSVGALCKGMFDRLFKWLVKKCNETLDTKQKRQHFIGVLDIAGFEIFDYNGFEQLCINFTNEKLQQFFNHHMFVLEQEEYKKEGINWTFIDFGMDLLACIDLIEKPMGILSILEEESMFPKATDQTFVEKLNNNHLGKSAPYLKPKPPKPGCQAAHFAIGHYAGNVGYNITGWLEKNKDPLNDTVVDQFKKGANKLLVEIFADHPGQSGDAGAGGGGKGGRGKKGGGFATVSSAYREQLNNLMTTLRSTQPHFVRCIIPNELKQAGLIDSHLVMHQLTCNGVLEGIRICRKGFPNRMVYPDFKLRYMILAPAAMTAEKDPKEAARKCLEAVQLDPESYRIGHTKVFFRAGVLGQMEELRDDRLSKIVSWLQAYIRGYLSRKDFKKLQEQRLALQVVQRNLRKYLQLRTWPWWKLWQRVKPLLNVTRVEDEIAKLEEKAQKAQEAFEKEEKLRKEVEALNSKLLEEKQALLASLEGEKGSLSETQERANKLQAQKADLEGQLRDTQDRLTQEEDARNQLFQAKKKLEQEISGLKKDVEDLELNIQKSEQDKATKDHQIRNLNDEIAHQDELINKLNKEKKLQGESNQKTSEELQAAEDKVNHLNKVKQKLEQTLDELEDSLEREKKLRGDVEKQRRKVEGDLKLTQEAVSDLERNKKELEQTIQRKDKEISSLTAKLEDEQSLVSKVQKQIKELQARIEELEEEVESERQARAKAEKQRADLARELEELGERLEEAGGATSAQIELNKKREAELSKLRRDLEEANIQHESTLANLRKKHNDAVAEMGEQLDQLNKLKAKAEKERSQYFSEVNDLRAGLDHLSNEKAAQEKIVKQLQHQLNEVQGKADESNRTLNDLDAAKKKLSIENSDLLRQLEEAESQVSQLSKIKVSLTTQLEDTKRLADEEARERATLLGKFRNLEHDLDNIREQVEEEAEGKADLQRQLSKANAEAQLWRSKYESEGVARSEELEEAKRKLQARLAEAEETIESLNQKVVALEKTKQRLSTEVEDLQLEVDRATAIANAAEKKQKAFDKIIGEWKLKVDDLAAELDASQKECRNYSTELFRLKGAYEEGQEQLEAVRRENKNLADEVKDLLDQIGEGGRNIHEIEKARKRLEAEKDELQAALEEAEAALEQEENKVLRAQLELSQVRQEIDRRIQEKEEEFENTRKNHQRALDSMQASLEAEAKGKAEALRMKKKLEADINELEIALDHANKANAEAQKNIKRYQAQIKDLQTALEEEQRARDDAREQLGISERRANALQNELEESRTLLEQADRARRQAEQELGDAHEQLNELSAQSASLSAAKRKLESELQTLHSDLDELLNEAKNSEEKAKKAMVDAARLADELRAEQEHAQTQEKLRKALEQQIKELQVRLDEAEANALKGGKKAIQKLEQRVRELENELDGEQRRHADAQKNLRKAERRIKELTFQAEEDRKNHERMQDLVDKLQQKIKTYKRQIEEAEEIAALNLAKFRKAQQELEEAEERADLAEQAISKFRGKGRAGSAARGVSPAPQRTRPAFDGFGTFPPRFDLAPENDF; via the exons ATGCCGAAGCCACAAGTACAAGAGGGCGAGGACCCCGATCCGACCCCATACCTGTTCGTCTCTCTCGAACAAAAGCGTATCGACCAGAGCAAGCCCTACGATGGCAAGAAGGCTTGCTGGGTTCCAGACGAAAAAGAGGGCTTCGTGCAGGGTGAAATTAAGGCCACCAAGGGCGACCTGGTGACCGTTAACCTTCCCGGAGGCGAG ACCAAAGACTTCAAGAAGGACCTAGTAGCACAAGTCAACCCGCCTAAGTACGAAAAATGTGAGGATATGTCCAACTTGACATACCTCAACGACGCTTCGGTTTTGTATAACTTGAAGCAGAGATATTACCATAAGCTTATTTAC ACGTACTCGGGTCTCTTCTGTGTCGCCATCAACCCTTACAAGAGATTCCCCGTGTACACGTTCCGATGTGCCAAGCTTTACCGAGGCAAGCGTCGTTCGGAAGTGCCACCCCACATTTTCGCCATTTCCGACGGCGCCTACGTCAACATGTTGACCAACCACGAGAATCAATCTATGTTGATTAC CGGTGAGTCTGGTGCCGGAAAGACTGAGAACACGAAGAAGGTAATTGCTTACTTCGCCACCGTTGGTGCAGCGCAAAAGAAGGACCCTACCCAGGACAAGAAGGGATCCCTGGAAGACCAGGTCGTCCAAACTAACCCTGTGCTTGAAGCCTTCGGTAACGCCAAGACTGTGCGTAACGACAACTCCTCCCGTTTC GGTAAATTCATCCGTATTCACTTCGGCCCCTCTGGAAAACTGGCTGGTGCTGACATTGAGACCT ACCTGCTCGAGAAGGCTCGTGTAATTTCCCAGCAAGCCCTTGAGCGTTCTTACCACATCTTCTACCAGATGATGTCTGGTTCCGTAAGCGGTCTTAAAG ACATGTGTCTGCTGTCAAACGAcatatatgattattacatcGTATCGCAAGGAAAAACTACAATCCCAAACGTAGATGATGGCGAGGAATGTCTTTTGACCGAT CAAGCCTTCGACATTCTTGGTTTCACTCAAGAAGAGAAGGACAATGTTTACAAGATCACCGCCGCTGTAATGCACATGGGTTGTATGAAGTTCAAGCAGAGGGGTCGTGAAGAACAGGCTGAAGCTGATGGCACTGAG gaTGGTGAAAAGGTTGCCAAGCTGCTCGGCGTTGACTGCCCGGACCTGTACAAGAACTTACTGAAGCCCCGCATCAAGGTCGGAAACGAGTTCGTGACCCAGGGTCGTAACAAGGACCAAGTCACCAACTCCGTCGGTGCTCTTTGTAAGGGCATGTTCGATCGTCTCTTCAAGTGGCTCGTCAAGAAGTGTAACGAAACCCTAGACACCAAACAGAAGAGACAGCACTTCATCGGTGTACTGGATATTGCTGGTTTCGAAATCTTCGAC tacaacGGTTTCGAGCAACTCTGCATTAACTTCACAAACGAGAAGCTCCAGCAATTCTTTAACCATCACATGTTCGTACTCGAACAAGAGGAATACAAGAAAGAGGGCATCAACTGGACTTTCATCGATTTCGGAATGGACTTGTTAGCTTGTATCGATTTGATCGAGAAG CCTATGGGTATCCTCTCAATTCTTGAGGAAGAGTCTATGTTCCCGAAAGCTACCGACCAGACATTCGTTGAGAAGTTGAACAACAACCACTTGGGTAAATCTGCTCCTTACCTGAAGCCTAAACCCCCCAAGCCTGGTTGCCAAGCCGCTCACTTCGCTATTGGTCACTACGCCGGTAAT GTCGGTTACAACATCACCGGATGGCTGGAAAAGAACAAGGACCCTCTTAACGACACTGTCGTTGACCAGTTCAAGAAGGGTGCCAACAAACTGTTGGTGGAAATTTTCGCTGACCATCCTGGCCAGTCTGGTGATGCTGGTGCTGGTGGTGGCGGCAAGG GAGGTCGCGGTAAGAAGGGAGGTGGTTTTGCTACTGTCTCCTCTGCCTACAGg GAACAACTTAACAATTTGATGACAACGCTGAGGTCCACTCAACCTCACTTCGTGCGTTGTATCATTCCCAATGAATTGAAACAGGCTG GTCTCATCGACTCTCACCTTGTGATGCACCAGCTCACCTGTAACGGTGTGCTTGAAGGCATCCGTATTTGCCGTAAAGGTTTCCCCAACAGGATGGTCTACCCTGACTTCAAGCTCCG ttacatGATTCTTGCACCCGCCGCTATGACTGCCGAAAAAGATCCGAAAGAAGCAGCTAGGAAGTGTCTTGAAGCAGTTCAGCTAGACCCTGAAAGTTATCGTATAGGTCACACTAAG GTATTCTTCCGCGCTGGTGTTCTGGGTCAGATGGAAGAGTTGCGTGACGACAGACTGTCTAAGATCGTATCTTGGCTCCAGGCCTACATCCGCGGTTACCTTTCCCGTAAGGACTTCAAGAAGTTGCAGGAACAGag ATTGGCTCTCCAAGTTGTCCAACGCAACTTGCGCAAGTACTTGCAGCTCCGCACCTGGCCATGGTGGAAACTGTGGCAGAGGGTCAAGCCCCTCCTCAACGTCACCCGCGTCGAGGATGAGATCGCG AAACTGGAGGAGAAGGCTCAAAAGGCCCAGGAGGCTTTTGAGAAGGAAGAGAAGCTCCGCAAGGAGGTCGAGGCCCTCAACTCTAAACTGCTTGAGGAGAAGCAGGCCCTACTTGCTTCTCTCGAGGGAGAGAAGGGTTCTCTCTCTGAAACCCAGGAGCGTGCCAACAAACTCCAAGCACAGAAGGCTGATCTCGAGGGTCAACTTAGg GACACACAAGACCGTCTCACCCAGGAGGAGGATGCCCGCAACCAGCTATTCCAAGCCAAGAAGAAGTTGGAACAGGAAATCTCTGGCCTGAAGAAAGATGTAGAAGACCTCGAACTTAACATCCAGAAGTCTGAACAAGACAAGGCTACCAAAGACCACCAAATCCGCAACTTAAACGATGAAATCGCCCACCAGGACGAGCTCATTAACAAACTCAACAAGGAAAAGAAACTTCAAGGAGAATCTAACCAGAAGACCTCTGAGGAGCTGCAAGCCGCCGAAGACAAGGTTAACCACCTTAACAAGGTCAAGCAGAAGCTCGAGCAGACCCTTGATGAGCTCGAAGACTCATTGGAGCGTGAAAAGAAACTGCGTGGTGATGTTGAGAAGCAGAGGAGGAAGGTTGAAGGCGACCTTAAACTTACCCAGGAAGCCGTCTCTGACCTCGAACGCAACAAAAAGGAACTCGAACAAACTATTCAGCGCAAGGACAAGGAAATCTCATCTCTCACTGCCAAGCTCGAAGACGAACAATCTTTGGTCAGCAAGGTCCAGAAACAGATCAAGGAACTGCAAGCCCGCATCGAGGAACTGGAAGAAGAAGTCGAATCCGAACGCCAGGCCCGTGCTAAGGCTGAGAAGCAGCGCGCTGATCTCGCTCGTGAACTCGAAGAGTTGGGTGAACGTCTCGAGGAAGCCGGTGGTGCCACCTCTGCCCAAATTGAACTCAACAAGAAGCGTGAGGCTGAGCTCAGCAAGCTCCGTCGTGACTTGGAGGAGGCTAACATTCAGCACGAGTCCACCCTCGCCAACCTCCGCAAGAAGCACAACGATGCCGTTGCGGAAATGGGTGAGCAGCTCGACCAGCTCAACAAGCTTAAGGCTAA GGCTGAGAAAGAGCGCTCTCAATACTTTAGCGAAGTCAATGACCTTCGCGCCGGTCTCGACCACTTGTCCAACGAAAAG GCTGCTCAAGAAAAGATCGTCAAGCAACTTCAACACCAGCTCAACGAGGTTCAAGGCAAGGCTGATGAATCCAACCGCACCCTCAACGACCTGGATGCCGCTAAGAAGAAGTTGTCGATTGAGAACTCCGACCTGCTCCGCCAGTTGGAGGAGGCTGAGTCCCAGGTGTCGCAGCTCTCCAAGATTAAGGTGTCGCTCACCACACAGTTGGAGGACACCAAGAGGCTCGCTGACGAAGAGGCCAGG GAACGCGCTACTTTGCTCGGCAAGTTCCGCAACCTCGAACACGATTTGGACAACATCCGCGAGCAAGTGGAAGAGGAAGCCGAAGGCAAGGCTGACCTACAGCGTCAACTGTCCAAGGCTAACGCTGAAGCTCAACTCTGGCGCTCCAAGTACGAGTCCGAAGGTGTTGCTCGCTCCGAGGAACTCGAAGAAGCCAAGCGCAAACTTCAAGCCCGTCTCGCCGAAGCCGAAGAAACTATCGAGTCTCTCAACCAGAAGGTTGTTGCTCTCGAGAAGACCAAGCAGCGTCTTTCCACCGAAGTCGAGGACTTGCAACTCGAGGTTGACCGTGCCACTGCCATCGCTAACGCTGCTGAGAAAAAACAGAAGGCGTTCGATAAGATCATTGGTGAATGGAAACTCAAGGTCGATGACCTTGCTGCTGAACTTGACGCCAGCCAAAAGGAATGCCGTAACTACTCTACCGAATTATTCCGCCTTAAGGGTGCCTACGAGGAAGGTCAGGAACAACTCGAGGCCGTACGCCGTGAAAACAAGAACCTCGCTGATGAAGTCAAGGATCTCCTTGACCAGATTGGCGAAGGTGGCCGCAACATCCATGAAATCGAGAAGGCCAGGAAGCGTCTTGAAGCCGAAAAGGACGAACTCCAAGCTGCTCTCGAGGAAGCCGAAGCAGCTCTTGAACAAGAAGAGAACAAGGTTCTGCGCGCTCAACTCGAGCTGTCTCAAGTCAGACAGGAGATCGACAGGAGGATCCAGGAGAAGGAAGAAGAATTCGAAAACACCCGCAAGAACCACCAACGTGCCTTGGACTCTATGCAAGCTTCCCTTGAAGCAGAGGCTAAGGGCAAGGCTGAGGCCCTGCGCATGAAGAAGAAGTTGGAGGCTGACATCAACGAGCTCGAGATCGCCCTCGACCACGCCAACAAAGCTAACGCTGAAGCCCAGAAGAACATTAAACGTTACCAGGCACAGATCAAGGACCTCCAAACTGCCTTGGAAGAAGAACAGCGTGCTCGTGATGATGCCCGCGAACAGCTTGGAATCTCAGAGCGTCGTGCAAATGCCCTCCAAAATGAGCTCGAAGAATCGCGTACGCTTCTTGAACAAGCCGACCGTGCCCGCCGCCAAGCTGAACAAGAACTTGGTGATGCCCACGAACAGCTCAACGAACTTTCTGCTCAAAGCGCTTCCCTCTCTGCTGCTAAGAGGAAACTCGAGTCCGAGCTCCAGACCCTGCACTCTGACCTTGATGAACTCCTTAACGAGGCTAAGAACTCCGAGGAGAAGGCAAAGAAGGCCATGGTTGATGCTGCCAGGCTTGCCGACGAACTCCGTGCTGAGCAAGAACACGCCCAGACACAGGAGAAACTTCGCAAGGCACTTGAACAGCAGATCAAGGAATTGCAAGTCAGGCTTGACGAAGCTGAAGCTAACGCGCTCAAGGGAGGCAAGAAGGCCATCCAGAAACTTGAACAAAGAGTCAGGGAGCTTGAAAACGAGCTCGACGGTGAACAGAGGAGGCACGCTGATGCACAGAAGAACCTGCGCAAGGCTGAGAGACGCATCAAGGAATTAACCTTCCAGGCTGAAGAAGACCGCAAGAACCACGAACGTATGCAGGACCTGGTTGACAAACTGCAGCAGAAGATCAAGACCTACAAGAGGCAGATCGAAGAAGCCGAAGAGATCGCCGCCCTTAACTTGGCTAAGTTCCGTAAGGCACAGCAGGAATTGGAAGAAGCTGAAGAAAGGGCAGACCTTGCCGAGCAAGCTATCAGCAAATTCCGTGGCAAGGGACGCGCGGGATCAGCTGCGAGAGGAGTCAGTCCGGCG CCCCAACGTACGCGCCCCGCCTTTGACGGTTTCGGCACCTTCCCACCAAGGTTCGACCTGGCGCCCGAAAACGATTTCTAA